Part of the Panicum virgatum strain AP13 chromosome 4N, P.virgatum_v5, whole genome shotgun sequence genome is shown below.
atattaatagaaagaTATTATTCGCTACTATATTTGAAACAATATCGTATCGATGTATTGAGTTAaatctaaaaattacagtaaaaCGGCATAGTAGTTTAGAGACCGAGAGCGCGCCAATCTCAAGCATTTTAGTATAGAGGTACAGGCAATTTTTCCTTAGGAATTCCTTTTTTtgtcagtaggtatagtttGATTACTTTagtagtaaaaaaaaattagaaatgaatgaacagttcaagtatattttgtgagtttacGGAGGGAAACCCAAAGCCAAAAAGTAGTAGAACTACCatgtaggaagtagttaaatatattttgtattgtcaaataatggaaggaaaataatttttttaagataaaaagGCTCACTTAATAGAaccgtgggccccacgtggatCCAGCCTTAATagcgcgtgggtcccacgtgggtcccgcctgaatagcacgtgggtcccgcctgaatagcacgtgggtcccgcctgaatagcgcgtgggtcccacctgaatagtatgtgggacccgcatgaacagtgtgtgggtcccacgtgggggCCACAATTCACGGAAACGCACCGATTCTTGGAGCtttagaaatgaatgaacagttcaagtatattttgtgagtttacGGAGGGAAACCCAAAGCCAAAAAGTAGTAGAACTACCatgtaggaagtagttaaatatattttgtattgtcaaataatgaaaggaaaataaattttttaagataaaaagGCTCACTTAATAGAaccgtgggccccacgtggatCCAGCCTTAATagcgcgtgggtcccacgtgggtcccgcctgaatagcacgtgggtcccgcctgaatagcgcgtgggtcccacctgaatagtatgtgggacccgcatgaacagtgtgtgggtcccacgtgggggCCACAATTCACGGAAACGCACCGATTCTTGGAGCTTTAGTATTAATACTAGGCCGGTTGACGCGCGATGCGCGTCTATTTGAAAGATATTAACTTGAAAAGAATGATGAAacataaatttatattttgttgTACTCAATCCAATATTAAATTTAGATATTTTATGCTATTATAATGTTCATCTAAGCacagtataattttttttttagaaattcgTTGACTTTTAGGTGTGAATAAAAATAGCTGACAGAGTAACATATAAAATTAGTGATGAAAGAATAATTGAtcatattttttgaatttatgtaTGGGAAACAAATTATAAAAAGTTTTAGAGCTATCGTAGATGAACGTGGTGTACTAAGttattattttcatatatataggaaaagttaaatttattttatattttgtaTACGAAATCATCATTgatgttttttttcaaatgatAGAGGCACCTAATAGTACCGTGAGTCCATTAAGTGGGGGCACATTAAATGTGCATGTGTCGCAAATGGTGTGGCTCCCACTTTGTAGTATACAAACAGTAGAGCTACTACATGTGAACGCAGTATACAAaatcatattattttttatataaaaaaattaaatatattttatacgcGGGCCCACTTGAATAGTATGCGGGCCTCACTTAAACAGTACGCGTGGGCCCACTTAAACAGTACCCGGGGTCCACACGGGCCCCACTTAAACAGTACACATTGGCCCATGAACAGTACCAGGCCCCACATGAACAGTACCCccgggccccacgtggggccagaGCGAACGGGAGCGCTCCAAATCTTGGAGCGTTAGTATAGTActcaattaaattaaattaattaattcTGGCCTTCCGGCCCAGCAGCTGCTTTCTAAATCTTTTTGAACTGGGCTGACCCAGCACACGGCGGGCTCACTGAGCCGCTCCACCGTGGGCCGTCCTTGAGTCCCTAGCTGGCCCAACTAACGCCCCGACGCTCCGCCAGTTACGCAGTCGACGCAggcgagagggaggagagatggaggcggcgctgcgcgggatCAGGGGGAAGCTGACGGAGCACCGGGAGAAGGTGGTCAGCGCGCTGCTGCTGGGCTCGTTCCTGGCGCTGGGGTGGCGGTCGGTGGAGCAGCAGCGCGAGATCGAGGGCCTGGAGGCCGAGAAGAactccctccgcgccgccaaCGCCTCCATGTCCACCGCCATGTGGGCCTGGAGGGAGGAGCtcttctccctcgccgccgcgccctcctcccccatctccgtctcccgcctccgccacatctacggcgaggaggaggtcgcaccgcccgccgcgcccaAGCAGCCAGGTGGGTACCTCAGTGCTCGCTGCAGCGATGTGatggtctttttttttaaaccaGAGCTTGATACTACTCCGGTGAAATTGCCTGTTTGATTCACATCGAAGCGTATAGTTCGGTAGTTTAAGCCCAGGTATTTTTTCCCCACATCTGACCATGCTTATAGGAGGTCGAAATGCCACTAAGCTAGGTAGGGGATTTCACTGTTCTATGTGTATAGGTTATGCTCTTTGCCATGAATTAGACATTTGAAGCTTGAAGGTGCTTTTCTGCAGTAGTATGATGGCATCTTTCTATACTGTACTAAAAACACAGCTTTCTGTCTGAACTCTGAATACTGTAGGGACTTAACAACACATCATCCAATTACAACTGGAACCTAGAATTCAGTTTGTGGGTGTCTCTGTTGTAGCTATGTCTAAGAAAGCTTCTTGTAGAGGAGTTTGCGATATGGTTATCATTTATCCTTTTGAAATTTCCTGTCCAATTAGCATTTTTTTTAGCTCTATGATTTTGTCATTCAGAATGCTTAAGTTATACTCGCATCCATATTAAATGATATACTACGTCAAAAGCATAGAATGCACCTGAAGGATTTCTACTTTCTATTGCTGTGAATTTGTATATTATGCTCATGTCCTTGTCCATGTATTAGGCAGCTTGAATCACCTTGTATCGGTACTTAAccatgatgttgtgcaaaatgaGTTTATTCTTTGTCGAAATTGTGAGGTAATGATGCAGTCCGTGCTTCAAACTTGAGATTTGCAATCTCATGTGAAAATTTATTCCTTCATGCTCAATGAAGTTGCCATGCCTTTTCGACTTAGCTTTTGAAATCTTTGGTTGACTCATTATCAACATCACAGCATCACATCAATTTGCATGCTTATAGCAAAATAGTAGTGAAAAACCGAAAGTGAACAGTTTACTAGTATGGATATGACTTTTCGATGCATCTGGTGATAATAAAAACGTTGGCCTTTTCGATCTGCAGGATCCGATGCCGGGGAGGAATCGGTTTCTATAGCATGAAACTCTGTCGCACCTTTTCCATGCAGTGTGCAGTGTTTAGCATCATCAGTTAGCGAGCCAGGCTTCTTGAAGGCGATAATGTTTTGTTAGATAATCATGAATGATCGTTGCACTGAGTTGCAAATAAGTTTTCATCGACCTAGTAACATAAGGAACAGTGTTGTCTCGTGTGTTGGTTTCCAAAGCTATACTGTGATCCGACATAATATAAGTAACAATGTTGTATTATGTGCTGCTTTTCTTGCGGGAAATTATGCGAGGCGTTCTTTTAATGCTAATACGAAGAGTGAGCTGAAGGCTCTGTGCATTTCGTGCAGTTCAAACGTTGTCCTTGCACCTGCAAAGACTTTTTTTTATTGAACATGCAAAGACTTTTTTTATTGAACATGCGAAGACTCATCACTTATCAGAATGCTCCCGTTCCCACCTACTCCCAATAAATAAACGCTACTTAAAATCACAGAATATTCTCATGTATGCTTGGGCTGTTTTGTATGATAGGACAGGCAAGTACCAATATATAGAAATGCCCtccatttttaaatatatgatgTTTAGAACAAGTTTATTAGTTTCAAAATGATATAATTAGATTGTCCTAAACGCCATTAAGACGGATGGGGTACTGAATAATAAGTCAAACCTTGCAGTCACGGAGGAAACGACGAAGCTGCAGGCATCAGTGTGCTTGTCTCGTGATCTGAAAGATCCGTTTGAAGCACACTCACGCACACTGACCGGGAATGCagcatttttgtcattattgagAGGGCAACTGATAGCAACGTGCTTCCTGTCCTTGCAACAATAGGACAAGATTACGTTTGGATAATGGATTAATGGCCAAGCAACAATCTTTTTTTAGTGAAGACTAGTAATATAGTGTGTAGTAGAAGTGCAGGCAGATCGAACCAACTGTCTGCTCCATCGTTCTTTGAAGGAGCAAGAAGAGGGcatggagggagaggaggggcggaAGGGGCTCCCTTCCCTGCTGAAACCGCCATCGCCGCCTGGAACTGAAGCTGGTTTTCTGCAGCAGGAACACATCGCCTCTGATATTACCCAGGTGAGGTCATCTCTAGTTTCCATATCCTGgcacctgtcgccccccccaccccccctccTCTTCAATTCGTTTTCATGCATTACTATTTCTTTGAACTACCATGTGCAAATTCCCTCAGAAAAAGAACTATCATGTACAAGTAGCTTGCTTGTTTTCAGCTTGTAGGATGGACACCACTGATAGAAGTAAAAAGAATCGCCCAGAAGGATGATGGCAATGCCCGGATTGTTGGCAAGTTGGAGTGCTACCAACCTCTTTGCTCTGTCAAGGACCGCAGCGCTCTGAGGTGAAGTACGAGTTCATATAACTCTACAATCTGAGGATTAGCCCTCTTTGGATTCAATTTGTTGACCTGTTATTTTTTAGAGAAAATTTGTTGACCTGTTATCTTTCATGTTTCGAAAAAACCCCAAGTTTCGGCCATTTGCAGAAGCACGATCAAGTTATTAAGCCTCTGATCACAAGGCAACCCAGTTATCATTTTTCTTGAACCATAACTCAGTTATCATTAACCTTACATTCTTTGCAGAATGGTTGAAGATGCAGAGGAGAAAAGGCTTATCTCACCTGGCGTCACGACCCTGGTCGAGCCAACTAGCGGCAATATGGGGATAGGTCTGGCGTATATCGCTGTGCTCAGAGGTTACAGGTTCTTAGCCGTCATGCCTGCTGAGTACTCACTTGACAAGCAGATCTTGTTGCGATATCTGGGAGCAGAGGTGGTTTTAACTGGTAAGGGTTTGCAGCCACAAAGCTAGTCATGCCATAGTCTCGATACCAATGTGTTTAATGCTATGCCTTTTTTAGATCCTACACTCGGCTTTCAGGGACAACTTGATAAAGTGGAACAGCTCAAGAAAGAAATACCCAATGTGCATATTCTTGATCAGTTTGCAAATGCAGCTAATCCTGAAGCACACTTCACATGGACTGGTACCTATTCTGGAAATTAATAGTGGTGTACACTAATCTTTTGACCCAGATCATATATCAGAAAAAATATGTTTCTGAGAATATTGCATGATATATTCTGTCTGTCCATTTGTACCTAGGACCTGAGATTTGGAAGGATACGGCAGGCAAAGTAGACATATTTGTGGCTGGCACAGGCACTGGAGGTACTATTTCtggtgttggtaaatatttgaagATGAAGAACCCAGCTGTGAAGGTCATTTGTGTTGAGCCTGCTGAGAGTCCAGTTATCTCAGGTAAATGGTTAATATACAATAATGTAAACACCCCACTGAATGATAAAATGATACaaggaataaaataaaatattattaatcaTCACTTACCAAAAAAAAATACTTCACAAGTTACTTGATTTCATAGTAGCTTTGCTCATTTTGTTATAGGTGGCAAGCCTTCTCGGCATAAAATCCAGGGAGTTGGCCCAGGATTTGTACCCATGAACTTGGACACCTCACTCATTGATGAGATCATTACAGTAACTGCAGAAGATGCAATGGAgaatgcaagaaggttggcaAGGGAAGAGGGCCTGCTAGCTGGCATATCATCTGGAGCAAATTTGGCAGCTTGCCTGAAGGTTTGAGCTATTGCAAACTCCAATTCTTCTGACTGGAACCTACTCCATCACACTAATTTTTCTAACTGGATTCAACCTCCATTTCTTTCTCATCTTTGCTTACCTTCTCTTCGAAAAAAAATTTAGGTGGCATCAAGAGAAGAGAACAAAGGAAAGATGATTGTCACTGTGTTCCCAAGTGGTGGCGAAAGATACATGAACTCTGACCTCTTTGCAGCTGTAAGAGAGGAATGCATCGCCATGACCTTCTGATCTCGACACTTCTGGAGATCTGGACTCGTGTTCTGCTCTGGCATGGAAGCATGTGTAGTCCATTTGCAGGAAGCAATTTATAAATGTTCTTGATCAGAAACCTTTATAGACTTTTGAGTTTGTTGTAGTTGGGCGTGCTTGTCTGCTTTCTAGTTTTCTAGATTGACATGGAACTTTCAGCATAAAAAATCAGCAAAACTATTACAAGAAATAGTAGATTCACTTAAACATATTAATTTCCCTCAAATTCCAAAACTCATTAACTTGCATTACAAGAAAAACAGTTGAGCAGGACCATCACATTTCACCTTAGTTCGCTTCGATTGGTTGATTAACCCACTCTTCGCAGCTTCTTTCGAGATCATTCTCCTTGGTTGatatgttgttgttgctgtatGAATCAAACTAGAAAGAATCCGAACCTCAACTTTTGCGACCATGATATGAACTATGAATGtgtcaaaaaaattgaaaattgaAGCTTTTTTTTTATCGTTTGCCCATTTTCAACAAAGCTTTTGCTTAGCTTGGCTGCAGACTTCCGACAACCAAGTGCAGAATTATTGTGACTTGGACACCAGTGAACCCTATCCATTCgtacagaaaaaaaatacattcatggaccagagggggggggggtggcggctGCAATTCATATCATATCTAAAGATTGTAGGGTACAGTCGTTACTATGTTGCTACTCCTCACCTGAGAAGCCAACAAGCAGTAGCGAAGAGCAGCATCCATGGAGAAAGAGGAGATCGGGAGGAGGGGGATTCCTTCTCTCCTGAagccatcttcttcttctagcGATGGTGGTGCTGGGCGGGAGGAGCACATTGCCTCTGATATCATGCAGGAATATGTGGCCTGATAAAATATGCTGCTCCCTTTTTATATGTGTAAGATTATTTTTTTTGTCCTTTTGCGATTATTGAAGATTTTGTTTTATATGCTCAGGAGCTTATAGGTTTTATATTCGCAGGATGTCTTCAGGTTGGCAAGACCAATACTACAGCCGGTGTGCTTTGTTGATGTAATAtcctactcggtactcaccATATTTATCGCAATTTTGTATTTAATAAGAAGTCTCCCTTCCCGAGATATCTACGGTCGTGATTATGTGGTCTAAAATCTTGTCGTCTCCCCAGGCAGTTCTACCCGAAGGAAACACTTCTCTACTGCTACATCGTTCTCTCAACTGCCACACTCGGCTTCAAACAAGAACTACCGTAAATATTTCTCCTATAGAGTCCTTAGCACAGAGATTTAAAGCGCGCATCCAGACCAGCAGATTCAGGGAAATTAAAGGAGAACTACTTTATTAAACTAACAAGCTTACATATGGTTTTCTTTTTCGGAAAACCCCCAAACTACTTTATTGGGTTTAGGTGCTCTCGCAGGGACTTTGCTCTTGGAGGCTCTGGCTTCTCCTATCGATGCCTTCGTCCTGTGAAGCAGGTCCTCCTTATATAGTGCTGCGAAGAGCGCTGAGGCCTTCGCTGCTTCTTATGTTCTTTATCATTCTTACTGTACTGTGGCATGGCGCAAACTTCATCGGTATGGAGGGAACTTTTCTGTTAACTTGCACGGCGCGGCAATAACTTGCATGGCGCTTAACTTATATGGCGCATGATctttgtttcttcttgcataacGCTTAATTTGTACAGCGCATGATCTTTGCTTCTTTAGTTTTCTGGAACAAGCTCCATGTAGAATCTTCCAACGATTCGAGTGTAGATTTATCCATACAATGCTTCTGCGGTGCTTGTTATATCACAATCTAAGTTATTAGTATTAGtgttattttattttgtatttaTGTGTTTTGGATTTTGCagaaaactctctctctctctctctctctctctctctctctctctctctctccctccctccttccagTTCCTATTTGATGCAGCAACGGATTTCTAGGTGGCGCGAGAGTTTTTCGTGCGCAAcaattttcttcagctcataGGAGGGACGCCGCTGATCGAACTGTAGCGAATCGCCAGCAAGGATGGAGTAGATGCGCGGATGATCGGCAAGATGGAACGGATGGAGGCGTACCAGCCGCTCTGCTCTGTCAAGGACCGATAAGTTGAACTGAGCTAGTTCAGCTTACATATAACTCTGACAATTTTCAGTTAAAAGAGAGCTTATGGGTCATCTGCTTTGCAGTTTTTATTGAACAATCGCAGACTGAAATAATACAAAGTCAACTAACAATCCATTTTGCCTCTGAACATGTGTACCAagttcagagtttcagacacGTGTGGCCTGCATTGCTCCCTTGCAATTAAGTCATTTCATTGTCGTGGTGCTACTAGTAGTAGTTACCTGGATTTATGGTGTACCTGTTATTTGTTCCTAAACTGTACCGATTTGTACAGCTGTGCTACCACAAACTTCTGTTTTATTCTGCAGAATGAAATCCGACCTGTTTGCAGATGTAAAAGAGGAGTGCACTGCCATGACATTTTGATTcatttccttcttcttttttatctcaTTTTGATCTCATCAGTTCATCAGAACAGTTGTATCTTCTGTGTAAAAGGTCTAAAGTAGACCACGTGTTGCTGATAGCACAATATATAGCAGACACAGATTATATGACACACAGTTAAGCAGGCCTGTCACTAATTTTTTCATCATCAGTTTGCTCCACAGCTTTGCTTGGCCGACCATTCATCTCTTCTCCCGAGGTCTTTCTCCTTGGTTCTAGCGAAGTCAGCTCTCATCAAAGTATGGCTGCCCTGGACATGTTGCCAacagggtttacaaaaccggtgggaaccggtccggtttaggccggtaccaaaccgacccaaattcaaaatttaaatttgaattcaaaaaatgaaaaaattcctaaaaatactttaaggtgcgacgaatctaatggtgtcaaattttctcaaaaattcgttcgtttaacatacttttcgggcatttaaagttaaaccaaaaaagaaaaggaaaaaaatgagacggcccattaaggcccacttggtaaaccggtcaaaccggccggtataccgttccaaaccggttacacatgcgattttaaatttggatttgaattcaaatcggtcaaaccggccggtataccgttccaaaccggttgaactgagttttttgaattcaaatttgaattcgaccggtaccgaccggtttccggccaaaccggaccggtataccagtACCGGACTCCGGCGGTTTGTCCGGTCCGGTCGGTAAATGAAACACTGGTTGCCAAATGGATTATGCACAACTAGACATGCTTTACTGGATAATAAACAGTTACCCAGACAGTCACCGAACATGTCACATGTCTCGTGCTGGGACTCGCTACCAACCAATCGCAAACCTCCagtccaaaaaatatttttcaaatttattatatgACATGGACACTGGTGAACCGTATGGTCCGTATCATACACCGTATCCTAAAAGAAACAAGAATAGTACGAGCAGTCATGGTCAGAGTACAAAACGGTATTCCTCTGCAGCTTGCCGTCTTCGCTGACTGCCCGCAAGAGGACCTCCATTCCATTCCGCGTCGTAGAAGCACGAGAGTGGAAGCAGCATCCATGGCGGGAGAGGAGGCTGGAAGGAGAGGTATTCCCTCCTTGCTGAACCCGTCCTCGTCATCCAGCGAAGGGGAGCACGAACACATCGCCTCTGATGTCACACAGGTCAAGACCCTGCCCCTTATCTTCTCCTCATTCTCTGTCGCTCGCTTCCGTCTCCTCTCTGCTCTTTCGGATTCAGGTGCCGCGAGAGGTTGACTGTTCATGTGCAacgctttcttcagctcatcggaTGGACGCCTCTGATCGAGCTCAAGCGAATCACAGGCACGGACGGGGTAGATGCCCGGATCGTCGGCAAGGTCGAGGCGTACCAGCCCCTCTGCTCCGTCAAGGATCGCAGCGCTTTGAGGTCTGGCCTTTTCCTCCGTTTTTTTGACTCAACTGGCTAGGGAGTGGATATGGAAGTCTGACCAGTTTCTGTTACCCTACTGTTTCTGGATCATTCTGATTTAATTTTTAGCTGAAAGAGAGAAAACTGAGAGGAGACACAAAGTCAACGGGCAATCTTGTGTGTGCCCTGCACATGTCTCCCAAGTTCAGACATGTATGGCCTGCATTTTTGCATTGCAATCCCATGCCCACTTCATGgtcctagttttttttttttgagggtcgGGGGGGGGGAGCATCCCCACCTGATTCATATTCATTTCAGGGGCTGTTTGGCAGCCAAAGCCATTACAAAAGCTGGAATTTCAGTAATTTTTGAGGGGAAGGCCAGATTTACAAGAGAGTTTACATAATGGGAAACCGCATGGTCCTAGTTTTTACTACCAGAATCTGGATGCATGGTGCACCAAACTACCGTTATTGTTCCTACACAATTGTACTAGCACAGGCTGGCAGGCTGACACTTCTGTTTTCTTCTGAAGAATGATAGAAGATGCAGAGGAGAGGGGATTGATTTCACCTGGTGTCACAACACTCGTCGAGCCAACAAGCGGCAACTTGGGGTTAGGAATTGTCCTCATTGCTCTTCGCAAAGGCTACAGGTTCGTTGCAGTTATGCCGGGTCAATATTCACTTGATAAGCAGATCCTGTTGAGATACATGGGTGCTGAGTTGTATTTGACTGGTAAGATGAGCTCTACGAATCTTTGGCACCACTTTACTTGCCTTTTTTATTTTGGATTCTGTTTAAATTCTTAGTCGCAGTGTAATTTCAGTGGAATTGTATGGGTGACCTTCTACCCTTGGGTGACATATGCAGATCCAGCCCTTGGATTTCCGGGCATAAATGAGAAGGTTGAACAGCTGAAAAAAGAATTGCCCAACGTACATGTTCTTGATCAATTCTCGAACAAAGCAAACCCTGAAGCACATATTAGGTGGACTGGTATGGCTACTGAATGAGCCCGGATATGACGTTTTTATTTCAGAGTTTTTAGCTTATGCATACTAGTTCCTTCTTTTCTGAAAAATTGATACTTTTTTTATGTTTCAACTTACAAGATGGCGCTAAGCACATATTTCAATTGTTTCCTGCTCACATCATAATAATTCAAATATCATTATATCATAACCTGATTTCCTGTGTCATTTTTATAGACCCTAATTGTCATTGGTCTTTCAGAAACCAAAGCATTGCTAGAACTAGTACAGCTCCACTGTGCTGTTTCTACATGCTGTCATAATATATTGCCTGCTCTGTTACACGGATACTCCTAGGAggtggcgtatccgtatccgatacgtatcggatacggatacgccccGGATACGCTCGGATACATTTCTAGCCGTATCCTGAAAAAACGGATACGTATTTGCTTGGATACGCGTATCCGATACTTTTGGGCCAGATGGGATACAGCCCAAAGCAGTAATCAACCCACCCAATTGCTGTTTTGGTAGTAAGAGATGAATAGATGATACAAAATGATGAACTTGCTGCAATAGAACTAGATGAGCAGCAAC
Proteins encoded:
- the LOC120670727 gene encoding cysteine synthase-like isoform X1; translated protein: MEGEEGRKGLPSLLKPPSPPGTEAGFLQQEHIASDITQLVGWTPLIEVKRIAQKDDGNARIVGKLECYQPLCSVKDRSALRMVEDAEEKRLISPGVTTLVEPTSGNMGIGLAYIAVLRGYRFLAVMPAEYSLDKQILLRYLGAEVVLTDPTLGFQGQLDKVEQLKKEIPNVHILDQFANAANPEAHFTWTGPEIWKDTAGKVDIFVAGTGTGGTISGVGKYLKMKNPAVKVICVEPAESPVISGGKPSRHKIQGVGPGFVPMNLDTSLIDEIITVTAEDAMENARRLAREEGLLAGISSGANLAACLKVASREENKGKMIVTVFPSGGERYMNSDLFAAVREECIAMTF
- the LOC120670727 gene encoding cysteine synthase-like isoform X2, with product MEGEEGRKGLPSLLKPPSPPGTEAGFLQQEHIASDITQLVGWTPLIEVKRIAQKDDGNARIVGKLECYQPLCSVKDRSALRMVEDAEEKRLISPGVTTLVEPTSGNMGIGLAYIAVLRGYRFLAVMPAEYSLDKQILLRYLGAEVVLTDPTLGFQGQLDKVEQLKKEIPNVHILDQFANAANPEAHFTWTGPEIWKDTAGKVDIFVAGTGTGGTISGVGKYLKMKNPAVKVICVEPAESPVISGGKPSRHKIQGVGPGFVPMNLDTSLIDEIITVTAEDAMENARRLAREEGLLAGISSGANLAACLKRREQRKDDCHCVPKWWRKIHEL
- the LOC120670728 gene encoding cysteine synthase-like gives rise to the protein MVRVQNGIPLQLAVFADCPQEDLHSIPRRRSTRVEAASMAGEEAGRRGIPSLLNPSSSSSEGEHEHIASDVTQLIGWTPLIELKRITGTDGVDARIVGKVEAYQPLCSVKDRSALRMIEDAEERGLISPGVTTLVEPTSGNLGLGIVLIALRKGYRFVAVMPGQYSLDKQILLRYMGAELYLTDPALGFPGINEKVEQLKKELPNVHVLDQFSNKANPEAHIRWTGPEIWKDTAGKVDIFVAGSGSGGTVSGVGKYLKMQNPGIKIICVEPTESPVVSGGEPGKHKIQGIGPGFIPEVLDTSVIDEAVTVTTEEAMANARRLAKEEGLLVGISSGANLAACLKVASREENKGKMIVTMFPSGGERYMNSDLFADVREECIAMTF